The nucleotide window CACAGTGTTTCTGAGTCTTCTACCTCTTTCATGCATTTCCTTTAAGAAGCAAAGCCAACACTTTCAGCctcttaatatatttttttaacttttaagtAAGTGAATAAAGTTGGATATATGTAAGATtaaattaagaaatgttttaagatGTCAGCAAGTATAAAATATATAAGATTTTTAGAAGCACTATATTTTATGATTAGGCTGTGTGTTGGATTGTAACAAAATGTTGACCTTGGAGTTCGTTCCAGTGATTTCCTTCGCAGTCAACAGGTTCTGGTAAGTATTTTATAAAAAGGCAAATATGAGTGAGTACAGAGTACAAGACAGAATGTGTTGAATGAGCCAGCCACTAGTAATTGCTTTAAGAAAAGATTCTGCACTTTTGTGAAGAGTGAATAGCTATCAgcacagaagaatattttttgcaAAGACTTCCTTTGAGTGTAGGTGAAAAGTAGTTGATAATGCATAGCTCATGAAGTTGGGGCCTGAGCCATAATCACCTGAAATCGATAGAAGTCTGTTATCGATTCCACTGGAAACTGAGGAGAGCCCTCAAGGAGTTCACCTCCATTAGGAAATTATGCTAACCTGATCGCCTCTCTGTTATTCTGTTGCCTCTTAGCTGCTTTCCCCTTTTGTCTCAGTATTTTGTCTCCAATAACTGGACTGTTCATCACGTGCCTTTTACGACATTTTGTTTGGTTACAAACTAGCATGTGATTTTGAATAACACTGTTAGATTTCTGTGCGTATTTCATACTCACCACCCTTTactcttccttttccattctgcCTTATCAAGAAGCAGCAAGATTTGGCAAACAGAACTGGATGTAACATATTGGCTGTTTGTGTAATGTTCATAGCaacttgttttgaaaacaaatggctCTCCTGACTGTATTTTCAACATACTGTGTACTTACTGCTTCTTACGTGTTTTGGTATAATACATTCGTAGCATATCATGATCCAGTTGCGTCACATTTGGAGATATGTAGTAACTGGAAGTCTAGTTATGACTTCTGAGTTCAATAAACATTGACTTTCACTTTGATTGTCTAGAATGAGACCATCACAAAACGTTCATTTTTTTGCAGaattcttctgcagaaaatcaTGCAGTAAGTTTGCAGCCTGGAGATTTTGTCAAGGCACAAAACCTGAACGCGTTTGGCTCTGAAAGCCTCTAATGCCAATGGAGGCCAAAGAGGAAGGTGTTTGCTTGCATTCTATGCTTTCctacttttaaaatgtgtggAAAGCTGTCAGATTAGTAACCTTGAAGATGACTGCAAGTATCTTTACACACAGTAATCGGTTACACTGTCAATAGCAATATAAATAGCTGCATAATCCCTCATGTAGTCTAAGATAGAGTACTTGTATGGTTAGTAAGTTAGCTCAGTCATTTTCACTCCTTCAGACTCAGGCTTGTTTTTGCCAGCTATGCTGAATATCCAGATATGTTGAAGTGGGGAGGTTCTCAGTTCTTCTCAGGTACATTATAATTACCTATCCATATGAGCATACGAACAGCAAGATGAGTTAAACTAATCCTAGTCTTGTATTTCGACATGTGGGAGAAGAACTGtgtgtaatttaaaataaaattaatatcgCTAACTGggagagaatgaaaaatacagacTCTATTCAAATAATAAGGCTGAACACTGATGCCGCAATTTAAATTTAACAACTAAAAATCTACCTGCTAATTCTGTTGAGGCAATACTTCATTAATCCATGCTATTGCCATTTGGTGAATGCACTCAGGCAGTTTACCAGTAATGGTTGGGACTGAAAATTTACATATAATTTTGTTACCTGATAGGAAGTGTGAGATGCATCTTTGAACACAGTGACTTCCAAATGTTTTAAGAGTTTATTTCCTGATTAATGATATGTTGACCCAGCTAAGCTCATGTACTCCTTAGTTAGTTTTAATTATGCTAATGAACAAATGGGCCTTTGGGCTATAGCCTGAATTAAAGATAAAGAAATTGTGTCAAGCTAGTGTGCTGAAGTCCTCTTACCTAAATCATTTGCTGGTTTTAAATGGACCTTGTGGTCTTGTCAACATCGATagaaacaactgttttcaagatCAGGGCTAAGAGTAGGTCTGTACATTAATACAGGCATGCATATATTACAAATTCAGACCAACTTTTCAGTCATTGTATCATGGACATCCTCGATGTGCTAAAAAATCTGTTGGAATGAGAGAATACATGAAGTTAGATTTTGCCAACAGGATATAATGTGAAACAATTATGAGACTCCGTAAGCCTAAGTGATAATAGATGGGCTCTTAGCAATTGCTCTGTTATTAAATCCCATATCTAGCTGTCGTGAGCAAACTTACCAAATTCCAGTGTAAAACTCAGCATACAGAAGTTCTCCTCCgttcttttcttccattcccTTTCCACTCCTACTGAAAAGCACTCCCAAATCCACTAGCAGCCTCTTGTGTTGGTTAGCTACGATAGAAAAGCTGCAAGTTAGCTGTCCTTCCACCCAGCATCCTAGGAAAAGTCTTTCCAGTGCTTTTGCTCATGTTACAGTATGGGTGAAAGAGCCTCATGTCTCATTTGCAGTGGTAGAACCATTTGATGGTTTTCATCCAGGTTTTCGTAAGCTATCTGAATATCTGCATCATCATCGTTGTTTGGGCCAATTTTATCAACCACAGTGTAAGGTTGATTTACCTCATTTTTTAAGAACTTAAGCATTCTGGTCTCCAAAgttagggttgtttttttttgctccaaaTGCATCATCCATCAGACTGCTGATGACCCACTGTTTGCATGGCTTCCAAACCACGTGACATTTAGCAGCAGTATGGGATTTGTCTTCTGTCAGATTTCCTGGAGACAAATATGGGCAAACTGCACGTTTGTACAGCTTGCTGTCCCATGTCTGCATGGTGGGGTGAAGTTCCCGTGTGCACATAGCTGTTCTGCTATGACACAGCAGGAAAAACGGAAAACAGTGAAGCTGACTGTGCAGATGTAGTTGCAACACAGATAGGATTCTCCCAGAGACACTAAAACATTCCTTTGACCCAAACATTTTCCAAGTTAACTTACAAAAAGTATTTCTGGTGCCTCATGTATGGACGCTGGTAAGACTTAAGGTTTGGAAACATTTAACTCTTCCAGCCAGCAGGTGGTACCGTGTCATCCCAGAGCAGTTTGCTGCAACTGGTTAGAAACACACTACAACCATCAACATAAATGTGTTATCTCAGGCAAGTAATCAAAGCAATGTTCAGAACACGAGAAATGTTGTACCTGACTTTTAAGTTGGCTCACCTTGCTGAGTCTGCTGTTTTTAGTTCTTTTCAAAAAGTACTTCAGCTAAAGCACATTTAAACTCCTTGAAAACATTGGTTACACAGGCTGCAATGGCTGTAATGGCAAAATAGAGCAGCAGGAAGATTATGAAATGCAGAGCAGCCTTCTGAAGGAAGAAGTCTAGGTGTCATGCTATTTTTCATTACTGGAGCATAGAATGTCAAAGCAACaagctattttttctgtttctctactcctgtaactaagaaaaaaacaagttttggTTATAAAAAAGTCTTGGGGCCTTAAGACCTTATATATTCTAATTTCAGCATGGAGAGTCTATTTTTACAGTCAAATTAGAAATTCTGTATATAGGCCTGACTGACCTTGTAAGTATAGTGGTGCTAGCAGCTAATCATACAATATTGTAAGGCTCTGTATAACAGTAAATTCTGGCTTATTTTGGTGATTGGTACAAGGATTCTTGCTCACTGCCTGTGTAAAGAATCTGCCTATTTTATGCTTGGAAATACAGCCCAGAACATATTTGAACTATGAATATATAAcctgatttttcccttcttaaGGGTAAAGATATATTCCAATAGGTAGTGTTTTATATAGAATACAGTACTTATTTTTATCGTTGCATAAAcgcaaaatattttttttcagagtagcAAAGCATTACAGAATTTTTAATCTGCTGGAGAAAACACTCCTTACAACATGACCACttccttctgcaaagcttttGGGGTGCTGTCTTCCAGTTGCTTCATTTTGTGCTGATGTTAATCCTGGACATCACTGTAAGAGAAAGCTACCTATTTTTCCAGTCCTGCTAGCCCTGACAGGTAAAATATTTGGGGAGGCAAGAATTGTTTCACCGTTGGGGTTGGGCTGAGGTTGGCAGAAACAACCAATTTACATCATACTGTCATCTTTGCTAGttaaaatcctttaaaaattgTACCCGATGTAATAGAAACATAAGATTTTGATAAACACCAGAATGAAGCGCTGCAATTCACAACTTCCATCTTTGAGCGTGATGTTTCTGTCATCAGCATTACAGGCACTGGGCTGTTGAAGTGAATGAATCTGGCTTTCATGTAGCTGAACAAAACGttgctttttataaaataagATCGTTGTCATTTGGGGTTCTAAATTCCTGCTCACTTTTAATAACAGCATCACATATCTACTTCTATGAGAGTATTTAATACAAATGCCTGTGGTTTTCAATGTTACTAACATATTGTAACATCAGTAAAGTGACTTTCAATGACAAAGACCACGtgtgtattttccttcttgttcaAATTATTGTATTTAGCACATTTACATCCTGTTTTAAagatctctggaaaaaaaatgtgctgaatgtatggggagaaaaaaaaggctgttgcCTAAAGTGCAGATGCTGGTTTTCAAATTACACGTTTGAAAATAATCCTGTAAGCTTCCCAATCTTGGTCTTACTGTCCTGCTGTTCCTTAGGCACGCATGTCTAAAAGTAAGCTGGAAAAAATGTCAATTTTAAACTATTCCCAGTTGTTTGTATGAAGATCAAGAACAATCATCCCACATAGCATCATATGGATTCTTTCACTGTCttctgggaaagagaaaaccTCAATTCTGAGTTATAGATTAATCTACCATAATgggaaaacaattttcaaaggttttttttttttttttcctttttgaagatgACAGCACTGTATTCACTCCTTAGTAACCTTAATGATTATCTTTGTTtatgtttaaaagcaaaaagtgaTCTATTCTGCCAGTCCCTGTGaacacaggattttttttaagtgcgTATGGAAGGCAATGCTTTCTTTGGTAAACTAGAATTTGTTCCTGGTTCTTGAACTCTTTGCTTCACAgttttgtatgttttgtgtTACAAGATCCATGAAGATAACCCTGTTGGTTCCCATTTTCTTGCAGTAGTTTGCAGCCCAGTAGGTGATTGGTTCAAGTGAGGAAGACGACTTGGGGTCTTGGTTTTGGTCTTCTTTCCTTGCACCAGAGAGCATGGAAAAAAGAAGCCAAACAAAGATGgtatcatcatagaatcatcaatggcctggtttgaaaaggaccacaatcaccatctagtttcaacccccctgctatgtgcagggtcaccaaccatcagaccaggctgcccagagccacatccagcctggccttgaatgcctccagggatggggcatccacagcccccttgggtaacctgttccagtgcctcaccactctgagtgAAAGACTTCCTCCTAAGATCTAACCTACACCTCTCctttataatatataaataacacCACCTCCCACCTTTCtctcaaaaacaacaaataaaccacaaaaacaTAACCCACCTTGGTACTTTTCAAAGTAAAGGAATTCCTCGTTTCCACAGTAAGTGGATAAGCCGGACCATTTTTGCATGGTACAGATCAGCTAAGAGCATTCTTCAAGCTTTTATTTGCAGATGTAATTTTACTCTCATGTATTATTTCATCATTAATTCTCAAGATTTATGGCATAACTTCATACCTATAACACAACTTCTGGGGTCTCAGACTAATCACTAAGTTACACTTATCTACAAGAATGCTTTATTCATTATTGCctaatgtttttttcatgaaCATACCAGTCCTGTGCTGGGctgacacaagccagcagcCAAGCACTCAGCAGcttccagctccctgcctgctctgccccagcagcTACGCTATATGCTACTTAACATATAAAGACAGGAAGGTACTGGCTAGGGTTTAAAGAGAAGGACAGAAAAACACCAACTGACACTCGCTGCAGTCTGGCAACTTAAAGTTCATAGATAAAGGTAATGTATAAACTGACACGACACACttacttgttttaaaatgttttatgcagTGACACAAAGAGAGCAAGAATCTTACTGAAACAAATACCCCCTATACAAAGGCACACTGTCAGAAGagttctctgctgtgttttattccTGTTTAAGAGGAGCTGTAAGAGACAGTCTTACACTCAGTGGATGGTGTCATTAATCTCATCTTAAAAATGCCCAGCTGCCAAAACAAGCACCTTAAATTTTACTGATGCTCTAACAGTCAAGAGGTGATCCTTCCAAAGCTACCTCTTTCGGTTTTTACATATCTTGCATTGCCAAAGACAAAAGAATATTCTCTTATGCCATCTACATGATACTGCTGAAGACAGAGGGTGGTAGCTTTCACCAGGAAACAATTTTTAGTgaatcataggaaaaaaataaacacagaaaaacataatACGTCCGTAATCTTTGTTACACATTGTGTCTTAGAagttcatgaaaataaaaaatctttaataGTCACAGGTTGAAAGTTACACATAACAGTGCATGATTAGTTTATATTCATTATCAAAACTGAACAAGTATGCCAAGCAATACCTTCAGAAAGTACATAATTTCCAATATTGAGGCACACAGTCATGGAATAATTTGGCAAAGCAAAGCACGAACTGGAATGATAATTGTGATCCACACTTTCCCTTTTGATTTAGATGCTCATAACACActgaatgaactgaaaaaaaaaaatcacatattaGAAAacgctttttttccctcctactGTAAACAAACTCAGTTCATAAGCAATAAAGCTTTGTAATTACATATGAAAACTATCTAATAGTCAATTAAAGTTACAACAATAACAACACAGAACTACTTGAATGTACTGTTCTGATTATCTTGCATAGAGACAAACAGCCAGGAAGCCAAGACTTGCAAGGCTAACAGAGTACCATTTGTTGTGTCCATGCCACCACCTCCCCTAGACTTTCCCAGGAAAAACGCCTACCAAGccttaaaacaaagaaacaaagtccAAGTGATGTTACCAAGTGTTACAGCTTTTTGAACTGTACTCGTAAAGGATTCCACAGGAAACTCCTAATGAATTTGGAAACATCTCTATAAACGTGTGTGAACTTCATAATAGAATACTCGGTTCCAACCCTTTTGCCTAGCTGAATCCAACAGAGCGGAATGAAACAAAGCCCCAAAACTCCTCTCAGGTAATACTGTTATCATAGGCAAGAGGCACTAACTGAAATTATTCATGTTTGATTCCAGTTTTAAGTTTTCCCTCAGTTTTATCCTATAAGTTTAACTGATTCTTTAAAGTTTACTTACATCATCGTACTGGAAATTCACAAAACCCTGCTGAGATGCGTCCCTTCTTCTAAAACATTCTGCAaagatattaaaacaaaacaaaagataagTAAGAACTACTCAATTTTTTTGTACTTTCACTGTATTTTAGCTACATGTCTATTGCAAGAGCTTGACTCTTACAGTCAACCGTTTGTATTAATCCTCATACTACAATTTTTTGTGGTAGCAAGGGTAAcaggaggacggttggactagatgatcttgtaggttctttccaaccctgtgattctatgattctgattctataaagcaaaacacaagGTTCAAGACTGAACAAAATGAGATATTAAAGCAGAGtaaagcaaagggaagaaaaaaaatatccagaagtCACAAGAACGAGAACTCAAGAACAAAGGAACTCAAGACTTAACTGATCCCTATGTTTGCCATCCACAGCACCTTCTGCTCCATTAATAAATACAGTTTCCCAGTTTTGATAACACAACATTACCAGTCTCTGGAACAAACCCTATATTAGTCCATTTTTTCAACACAGACTTCAGTAATCATCATCTGTAATTGTTATGGTTCTGCCTGTAAAATCCACTGCAAGAAACTTATTATGTTACATAAAAGTTGAACACGAGAAACCTGAGTAATtagattttattaaataaaaacatattacaGAGATGATGGTAACAAGGCTATAATCTGACATACCAGTGAGAGCTCTGAGTTTCACACAGCAGGCGATGTAATCGTCAAAAGTAATCTTTCCATGAGTGCTGTATCGCCTGGTGATGGCAGACACTGCCTGCGGGCTCAATCTAAATCCTATTGGCAACAGAAAGACAGGTACGTTAACACGGCTGAACATTTTTATTGGAAATACTATGGATCAGTTACTATAGTAAGACAGTAGTTATGGGGGAATGCTGGAACTCACCAGCAGTGAGGAAATTGCACAGCTTACCCATAGTTGTCAAGGCTTTCTCCAGTTCTGGGCGATCCACCGTCCCACTGCTATCGCTGTCAAAACTTACAAAGTGCTGCTTCCAGCCATTGACCACAGCCCACAGTTCCTTAAACTCATTAAATCCCAGTGTGCCGGACATATCCCTCTGATTTTAAAGCTAAGAAAAACGTTCCTTAacttcataaattaaaaaaagacagctcTCTATCAAATGGAAATCAGCTTTCTTATCATCTGTAGACAAAAGCTCTTTCTTTGAAGGTCACTCGTAATGGTATTTTGTGATTACTTCCTCTGTGCTGGCAAACTAACTGAGGCACATCTCAGCACCGACAGAGGTAACGTCACCAACCAAAACCAAATGCCAGAGGACTCACCATCCACACTTCTCACTTACACCTTATGAATGTGACTCACTTAACAAACTCCTCCTCTACCTGCTGCAGTGAAATTCCTACTAATGCATACATGAAGTAAAATTAGATGCCAAATAAAAAAGTAAGGTGGAATAATATTAGAATATGATCAGATCACTGGTATCACAAACAGTTTGTCCAAGTTACTGGACATCTCAGTTTCATTCCTGCTTTCTtattaaacaacaaaacatttgaaCATCACAGACTAAATTTAAACTACAAAACTCCCAATACTTCAACCCTGCACAGTGTATCTACATCTTCCATAGGCTGTACTGCTGAATGCCATATACTCTAGTGTTACTAGAGTAACAACTTCATTCAAGGAACAGGATTTAGGAGGCCCTTAGATGATATCCAGCCTGTGTAGGACAGATGCTTAATTCATCAGGACATTACCATGCTGTCCAGTCTCAAAAGTACAATGAGCTATTTGCACAAGGCTCTGTTCTGGGCTGTCAGACCTGACTCTTCATACATTCAATGGATAAACAGCCCCCTAGTCTTAGGGATGTCACTTGTTACAAAACTGCCGACAGACTGATTTATTAGAATTCTGATTTATATAAATCATTCTGATAATGATTTATTAGAATTGTAAAAACGTACATGCATAAGAACAGAGTGTTGCAGTCCCCAATCACAACAAATCCAAATATCAAGTGAAGGCTGAATGCAAACTGCAAAGCATTTCCCATATCTCAGGTTCTCTCTTATCTTTGCTTACATAATGCAAAATGTTTATGCTCCATAACAAAGGATACGTCCAGCATTGAGATCATGAGTCTGCAAGTCTCCAAGTTGAAAGCTGTTCAAAttacaagaagcaaaataattattattttgacaatttcagtttttattcatCTAAGTTCTGTGTTATTCCTTTTATTCATCTTTAAGTTCCTTGTTATAAGATAAAGTAGTGATACAATATAAATGAGCTCTTCCAGTGTACAAAGCAATACCATGTTTCAATCCAAGTAAGAGCTTTTAATCATTACTTGTTAGAAACACTGACAGCAGACAATCTGGAGACACTTTAAACTctatataaaattaatttgctcTTAGCTCAATCCATAAAGGTTTTGGGTTTCAATCGAAGTGGTCCTTCATATTTTAGCACAGAGATGATTTTAACAAGGTGCTTTACTCCCTGCACTCAATTTTGTAAATGGAATGCTATGCCCCAGCACAGAATGTTTGGGTCAGTATCAAAGCTCAACTTCCATTGCAAACCAAaactgcacagctcagcagtggaGAAAACGAAGGCAGCTGAAGAGAAGCCCTAAGTGCACAGAACTAAATAgagaatttacattttaaagtagTCCATATGGAAAGAAAGCCTCTTCACCatgcaaataaaagaaactgaagaaagcaCAACTGCAAGCACTCTCTAGTAGATGGGATAAGAATTAGTGCACGTTAGCATTGTTGCTTTGTCCGTTTAAATTGTTAACTTACGTTTATAGGCTCCTGCAATCCCTGACTGGGTGAGACATCTCTGTAGCTCATCAGCATCTATTTGTCCATCCTTTCGATAACAGAAGATGTATCAGCTATTGCTTTAAATCGCTCTCCCATGTTGGTTACTCCCAGTACCCACTCCCTTTTCCATAGGCATTGATTTATTAATCCTTCTGTGAAACAACTGATTACCTGTCTCTATTTCTGCTGTAAGTCAAAATGCTATCAATGACCCCTATTAATGAAGTTTCTTTAGCTGATACTTTTACAACATGCACTACCTTTCACATTTAGCGTTCCCAAAAAATGAACAGGATTGGCAGGTTTCAGTGGGTTCAATGGGTATTTCTTTTACTCGAAGTTCAATGGgtatttctttcacttcagaaatttaTGATTTCACTGCTACAGTAGAAAACCTGGAACCCAGATCGTATACATCCTCTTCTCAAGACTGCCTCAAGACttagaaatttaaagaaaaaagaaagagaagagaagagaagagaagagaagagaagagaagagaagagaagagaagagaagagaagagaagagaagagaagagaagagaagagaagagaagagaagagaagagaagagaagagaaaaagggcAGTTGGTGAATACTAAGCTGTTAGCAGaacaaacacaagcagaaagcaaaccattttgaaaaaaaaaaaaaaaaaagagaatgagcCAGTACCAGAAAAGGTGTATCCACACAGTCTGGTAAACAATGTCCTTCCAAAGTATGCCTTTTGGGGCcaagcagagaaaacaactaCTAAGTCATGGACAGCACGACTGATCACGCATGAACTGACCAAAGCAGAATTGCAATTCTATGCTGTGCTCCCTACAAACCAACATGAAGCTCAGTTCACAGACAGTTTGAGTATAATTTAATCTCATTCAAGGACAGAGCATTTGCAGTGGAATTGCCGGATCGTGGCCAGAACCAACggctgagcagcaggagagaaTGTGTGGCTaaccagggagctcaggtgcaagaAATGCATCTGTGTGACGGCAGGGGAGGAGCCTGCATCCACCCCTCCTCACCCTCATTTAAGGGTGAGCAACCAAGGGAGCAGCATCTCTTTGGATAGAGGTTGTGCTCCTCTTGAGCTGTTACTGGAAGGGGGTGAGccaattttacttttttttttttaattttttttttattttttacctatTTGCTCTGTACGGTTTGTATCCTACTACAAGGCAATGTCATCACCTTCTTCTGCCGTACAACACTGTATCTG belongs to Lagopus muta isolate bLagMut1 chromosome 7, bLagMut1 primary, whole genome shotgun sequence and includes:
- the SRI gene encoding sorcin isoform X2 — translated: MISMLDRDMSGTLGFNEFKELWAVVNGWKQHFVSFDSDSSGTVDRPELEKALTTMGFRLSPQAVSAITRRYSTHGKITFDDYIACCVKLRALTECFRRRDASQQGFVNFQYDDFIQCVMSI
- the SRI gene encoding sorcin isoform X1, whose protein sequence is MAFPGQPAPGGGYYQGGYGAAPGGPAFPGQAQDPLYGYFATVAGQDGQIDADELQRCLTQSGIAGAYKPFNLETCRLMISMLDRDMSGTLGFNEFKELWAVVNGWKQHFVSFDSDSSGTVDRPELEKALTTMGFRLSPQAVSAITRRYSTHGKITFDDYIACCVKLRALTECFRRRDASQQGFVNFQYDDFIQCVMSI